From Diceros bicornis minor isolate mBicDic1 chromosome 8, mDicBic1.mat.cur, whole genome shotgun sequence, a single genomic window includes:
- the FGF5 gene encoding fibroblast growth factor 5 — MSLSFLLLFLSHLILSVWAHGEKRLAPKGQPGPAVTDRNPGGARSSRSSSSTTSSSSSSASSSPAASLGSQGSGLEQSSFQWSPSGRRTGSLYCRVGIGFHLQIYPDGKVNGSHEANMLSILEIFAVSQGIVGIRGVFSNKFLAMSKKGKLHASAKFTDDCKFRERFQENSYNTYASAIHRTEKTGREWYVALNKRGKAKRGCSPRVKPQHISTHFLPRFKQLEQPELSFTVTVPEKKKPPNPIKPKVPFSTPRKSPNTVKYRLKFRFG; from the exons ATGAGCttgtccttcctcctcctcttcctcagccACCTGATCCTCAGCGTCTGGGCTCACGGGGAGAAACGCCTCGCCCCCAAAGGGCAACCCGGACCCGCTGTCACTGATAGAAACCCAGGAGGCGCCAGGAGCAGCCGGAGCAGCAGTAGCACGacgtcttcctcctcttcctctgcctcctcctcccccgcGGCTTCTCTGGGCAGCCAAGGAAGCGGCTTGGAGCAGAGCAGTTTCCAGTGGAGCCCCTCGGGTCGCCGGACCGGCAGCCTCTACTGCAGAGTGGGCATTGGTTTCCATCTGCAGATCTACCCGGATGGCAAAGTCAATGGCTCCCACGAAGCCAATATGTTAA gtattttggaaatatttgctGTGTCTCAGGGGATTGTAGGAATACGAGGAGTTTTCAGCAACAAATTTTTAGCGAtgtcaaaaaaaggaaaactccATGCAAGT gccAAATTTACAGATGACTGCAAGTTCAGGGAGCGATTTCAAGAAAACAGCTATAATACCTATGCCTCAGCAATACACAGAACCGAAAAAACGGGACGGGAATGGTATGTGGCCCTGAACAAAAGAGGGAAAGCTAAGCGAGGCTGCAGCCCCCGGGTTAAACCTCAGCACATCTCTACCCACTTCCTGCCAAGATTCAAGCAGTTGGAACAGCCAGAACTTTCTTTCACAGTAACTGTTCCTGAAAAGAAAAAGCCACCTAATCCTATCAAGCCAAAGGTTCCCTTTTCCACGCCTCGGAAGAGTCCCAACACAGTGAAATACAGACTCAAGTTTCGTTTTGGATAA